A single window of Vibrio alfacsensis DNA harbors:
- a CDS encoding restriction endonuclease subunit S, translated as MGSNWPHAVLGDLIASGDAILQTGPFGTALKANEYTEVGVPLISVREIREGFIEIESLTPRVDSVVTTRLPKFVLKTGDIVFARKGGIERNALITDRENGWFVGSDGIYLRLSDKYNSNYYSYVMRSPQVKSWLLKNCEGTTMPSLNQKILSRIPIYIPPKAIQDKVAEMLGGFDAKINLNNQTNQTLEEMAQAIFKSWFVDFDPVKAKMNGEQPKGMDAATASLFPEKLVESELGLIPEGWEAVQIGDIVERLKPKKRYTKKQVEPYGKTPVYEQGASILLGFHNDDAGFDASPEEPVFIFGDHTCITHLSCSKFDISSNVIPLKGSIRPTIWTYYAIQGKQEFQEYRRHWSEFIIKGVVLPPIELAEKYAELVTTNYLMMESLKRQSKELEQLRDTLLPKLLSGEIELDALEVGNS; from the coding sequence ATGGGAAGTAATTGGCCCCATGCGGTCTTAGGAGATTTGATTGCTTCTGGTGATGCTATTTTGCAAACTGGTCCTTTTGGTACCGCCTTGAAAGCTAATGAATATACTGAAGTGGGAGTACCACTTATTTCTGTTAGAGAAATTCGAGAGGGCTTTATCGAAATTGAAAGCTTAACCCCTCGTGTTGATTCAGTCGTGACTACAAGGCTTCCCAAGTTTGTTCTTAAAACGGGTGATATTGTTTTTGCTCGTAAAGGTGGTATTGAACGTAATGCTCTTATCACAGATAGGGAAAACGGGTGGTTTGTGGGTTCCGATGGTATTTATCTGCGTTTGTCAGATAAATACAATTCGAACTATTACAGCTATGTAATGAGAAGTCCTCAAGTAAAGTCTTGGCTGCTCAAAAATTGTGAGGGGACGACGATGCCCTCGCTCAATCAAAAGATTTTATCGCGAATACCGATATATATCCCTCCTAAAGCAATTCAAGATAAGGTTGCCGAGATGCTTGGAGGGTTTGATGCAAAAATCAACCTCAATAATCAAACCAACCAAACCCTAGAAGAAATGGCACAAGCCATCTTCAAGTCGTGGTTTGTCGATTTCGACCCAGTCAAAGCCAAAATGAATGGCGAGCAACCAAAAGGGATGGATGCCGCGACTGCCTCGCTTTTCCCAGAAAAGCTCGTTGAGTCTGAGTTGGGTTTGATTCCTGAAGGGTGGGAAGCCGTTCAGATCGGCGATATCGTAGAGCGCTTAAAACCTAAGAAACGTTACACCAAGAAACAAGTTGAACCGTATGGTAAAACTCCTGTTTATGAGCAAGGCGCAAGCATTTTACTTGGTTTCCACAATGATGATGCAGGCTTTGATGCTTCTCCTGAAGAGCCAGTTTTCATCTTTGGCGATCACACATGTATTACGCACTTATCTTGTTCAAAGTTCGACATATCTTCGAATGTTATACCTCTCAAAGGTAGCATTAGACCGACAATTTGGACGTACTATGCAATTCAAGGGAAGCAAGAGTTCCAAGAATATCGTCGTCACTGGTCAGAGTTTATTATTAAAGGTGTTGTACTACCTCCAATTGAGTTGGCAGAGAAGTATGCTGAATTAGTTACGACAAACTATCTAATGATGGAGTCATTGAAACGTCAGTCTAAAGAGCTAGAGCAGTTACGCGATACCTTGCTTCCTAAATTGCTTTCGGGCGAAATCGAGCTAGACGCATTAGAGGTAGGCAATTCATGA
- a CDS encoding Fic family protein, producing the protein MTPPFTLNNRILILVATISEKLGALSITQPQSADLRLRRINQVRTIHGTLAIEGNELSEAQITAILGGKRVIAPVKEVAEAKNAIAVYEQLMTWRSTNHADFLNAHRTLMMGLIDTAGRYRAGGVGVMKEGQVIHMAPPADRVPTLMQSLFTWLANSDEHPLIKSSVFHYEFEFIHPFSDGNGRMGRLWQTLILSEWQPLFAYLPVENLIHQHQDAYYQAINQSTALTDSSPFIEFMLSMIKQALEELDPQVSHHVTPQVNKLIQAIVQEMSREELQIACALKDRKSFTERYLKPALEQGVIEMTIPDKPRSRSQRYRLTALGQALKFS; encoded by the coding sequence ATGACGCCTCCGTTTACCCTCAATAATCGCATTTTAATTTTGGTGGCAACGATCAGTGAAAAGCTGGGGGCTCTCTCTATCACTCAGCCTCAATCCGCCGATTTACGCTTACGTCGCATCAATCAGGTACGCACTATTCATGGCACGTTGGCGATTGAGGGTAACGAATTGAGCGAAGCGCAAATCACCGCCATTCTTGGCGGTAAGCGCGTTATTGCTCCAGTAAAAGAGGTCGCAGAAGCCAAAAATGCCATCGCAGTGTATGAACAACTGATGACATGGCGCTCAACCAATCATGCTGATTTTCTCAATGCGCATCGCACCTTAATGATGGGGTTAATCGACACCGCTGGCCGTTATCGCGCTGGTGGCGTGGGCGTCATGAAAGAGGGGCAAGTCATCCACATGGCACCGCCAGCAGACCGAGTGCCGACGTTAATGCAAAGCTTGTTTACTTGGTTAGCCAACAGCGATGAACACCCATTGATTAAAAGCTCAGTCTTTCATTATGAGTTTGAGTTTATTCATCCATTTTCGGACGGCAATGGGCGGATGGGGCGGCTATGGCAAACGCTGATTTTAAGTGAATGGCAGCCTCTTTTTGCTTACCTGCCAGTAGAAAACCTTATTCACCAACATCAAGATGCTTACTATCAAGCGATAAACCAAAGTACGGCGTTGACGGACAGCAGCCCATTCATTGAGTTTATGCTCTCGATGATCAAACAAGCCTTAGAGGAACTTGACCCACAAGTTAGCCACCATGTTACCCCCCAAGTCAATAAGCTGATTCAGGCCATTGTTCAAGAGATGAGTCGGGAAGAGCTACAGATAGCGTGTGCGTTAAAAGACAGAAAATCATTCACTGAGCGCTATCTTAAACCTGCATTAGAACAAGGTGTAATTGAGATGACGATACCGGATAAACCGCGCAGTCGCTCGCAGCGTTATCGCTTAACGGCACTAGGGCAGGCGTTAAAATTCTCGTAA
- a CDS encoding SWIM zinc finger family protein: MHSSSKIKVSEIQALCKPDTFMKGTLLAASQAVHQLKISGDGVTAKVNGTDTYRVHVQTQPHLMAQCTCPAAEYQPFCKHAVAVALSINGAAAQDNADNERTLIREYLLAQGEAAILDQLLDYLENDDEAWQRILTKITLSEKSVSYGELKKLVTKSLPREHIWDWREVGDYFHFAEEQLKLVFEAAQVLDIESQWKLISYTVERLNTALEHIDDSNGERFGVEELINTQMPAIFEQLPWNEEQKAEWMFERLTSYEFDVFPSIEEHFELNWRSNPAF, from the coding sequence ATGCATTCTTCAAGCAAAATCAAGGTGTCTGAAATACAGGCATTATGTAAACCTGACACATTTATGAAAGGAACATTGCTCGCGGCAAGTCAGGCTGTACATCAACTTAAAATATCGGGCGATGGGGTGACAGCCAAAGTGAATGGCACCGATACCTATCGCGTGCATGTGCAAACTCAGCCACATTTGATGGCACAGTGCACCTGCCCTGCGGCGGAGTATCAACCATTTTGTAAGCATGCCGTCGCGGTCGCACTCTCTATCAATGGCGCGGCCGCTCAAGACAATGCAGATAACGAGCGTACGTTGATCCGTGAGTATTTGTTGGCGCAAGGTGAGGCAGCCATTTTAGATCAGCTACTCGATTACCTTGAAAACGATGACGAAGCGTGGCAACGGATCTTAACCAAAATTACACTCAGCGAAAAGTCGGTGTCGTACGGGGAATTGAAAAAGCTCGTCACCAAATCATTACCACGTGAGCATATCTGGGATTGGCGCGAGGTGGGGGACTACTTCCATTTTGCCGAAGAGCAGCTCAAGTTAGTGTTTGAAGCCGCGCAAGTGTTGGATATTGAGTCGCAATGGAAGTTGATTAGTTACACCGTTGAGCGACTGAATACCGCATTGGAACACATTGATGACTCTAACGGAGAACGCTTCGGAGTAGAGGAACTCATCAACACCCAGATGCCCGCCATATTTGAACAATTGCCTTGGAATGAAGAGCAAAAAGCCGAGTGGATGTTTGAACGCTTAACCTCCTACGAGTTTGATGTGTTTCCCTCGATTGAAGAGCACTTTGAATTGAACTGGCGCAGCAACCCGGCATTTTAA
- a CDS encoding type I restriction endonuclease subunit R, with product MNLSFSEAKLEQAIIELLGEQGYPHVVGSDIARDSKQQVLILDDLRCYFAKRYQADGITESEVDTLVRMLSTLPASDLYHSNKTFCDWLSNGFLFKREDRSKKDLYIELIDTKHLAHSLAAMFQPQVEDERKVAEDLVSYLENADSNIYKVVNQLEIEGVDEQIRIPDGILYVNGLPLVVFEFKSAVREQEATVHDAWKQICTRYRRDIPKLFVYNALCIVSDGVNNKMGNLFAPYEFFYAWRKVTGNESTEKDGINSLYTMIAGLFEKTRLLDVVKNFIFFPDTSKKELKLCCRYPQYYAARKLYYNIKQERKPIGSGKGTYFGATGCGKSYTMQFLSRLLMKSIDFESPTIVLITDRNDLDDQLSKQFCNATNYIGDEMVVPVTSRQDLRDKLQGIKSGGVFLTTIHKFTEDIELLSERTNIICISDEAHRSQVNLDKKVIMKYQNGVAVDVKETYGFAKYLHDSLPNATYVGFTGTPIDATLDVFGNPVDSYTMTEAVNDEITVRIVYEGRAAKVILDNSKLEEVEKYYQTCAEAGASEHQIEESKKASANMNAILGDPDRIEALAKDFVEHYDQRVSEGSTIKGKAMFVCASREIAYEFYKEVKRLRPEWFEEKLAIDGVTLTKKEQEELMPLAMVQMVMTRGKDDDADMYHLLGSKDYRKDLDKQFKNPKSNFKIAIVVDMWLTGFDVPELDTIYIDKPLQKHNLIQTISRVNRKFEGKDKGLVVDYIGIKSRMNQALAMYSKADESNFEDVRLSVIEVKNHIDLLGQMFHKFDASGYYSGEARLQLECLNQAAEFILQTKKGENRFMGLVKRLKAAYDVCCGSELLSQQERDRIHFYIAVRSIIFKLTKGDAPDTAQMNKRVRELVAEALRADGVEEIFTIGDEHAEAIDIFDEDYLARINKIKLPNTKIQLLQKLLEKAISDFKKVNQLQGINFSKRFQSLVEQYNERRENDVLNGEEFETFSQEMTNMIFDMVKEMGSFAELGIDQEEKAFLDILTHMRKKYDFTYDDDKMLDLAKEMKTIVDDVAQYPDWAGRDDIKAKLKVDLILLLHKFGFPPVANDDVYKGVLEQAENYKKNS from the coding sequence ATGAACCTGAGTTTTTCGGAAGCCAAATTAGAACAAGCCATCATTGAGCTGCTCGGCGAGCAGGGATACCCGCATGTTGTGGGGAGTGATATTGCGCGAGACTCAAAGCAACAAGTGCTGATCCTCGATGACTTGCGCTGTTATTTTGCCAAACGTTATCAAGCGGATGGGATCACCGAGAGTGAAGTTGATACGTTGGTGCGTATGCTTTCAACCTTGCCAGCAAGCGATCTTTACCACAGTAATAAAACGTTTTGCGATTGGCTTTCGAATGGTTTTCTGTTTAAGCGCGAAGACCGCAGTAAGAAAGATCTCTATATCGAATTGATAGACACCAAACACTTGGCGCATTCATTGGCGGCGATGTTTCAACCTCAAGTAGAGGATGAGAGAAAGGTGGCTGAGGACTTGGTAAGCTACCTTGAGAATGCTGACAGCAATATATACAAGGTAGTGAATCAGCTAGAGATTGAGGGCGTTGACGAGCAAATAAGAATTCCTGATGGCATTTTGTATGTGAACGGCTTACCGCTGGTGGTTTTTGAGTTCAAAAGTGCGGTTCGTGAGCAAGAGGCCACCGTACATGACGCGTGGAAGCAAATCTGCACGCGCTATCGCCGTGATATTCCTAAGCTGTTTGTTTACAACGCGCTTTGCATTGTCAGTGATGGCGTGAACAACAAAATGGGCAATCTGTTTGCACCTTATGAGTTTTTCTATGCATGGCGCAAGGTGACGGGCAATGAATCGACGGAAAAGGACGGCATCAATTCCCTCTATACCATGATTGCCGGGTTGTTTGAAAAAACGCGTTTGCTCGATGTGGTGAAAAACTTCATATTCTTCCCTGATACCTCAAAGAAAGAGCTTAAGTTATGTTGCCGTTATCCTCAGTATTACGCGGCGCGTAAGCTTTATTACAACATTAAGCAAGAGCGCAAGCCGATTGGCTCGGGTAAGGGGACCTATTTCGGGGCGACGGGATGTGGTAAGAGCTACACTATGCAGTTCCTTTCTCGCCTGTTGATGAAGAGCATTGATTTTGAAAGCCCGACCATTGTGTTGATCACCGACCGCAATGATTTGGATGATCAGCTTTCTAAGCAGTTCTGTAATGCGACTAACTATATCGGTGACGAAATGGTGGTGCCTGTCACGAGTCGTCAAGATTTGCGTGACAAACTGCAAGGCATCAAAAGTGGTGGGGTGTTCCTGACGACGATCCATAAGTTCACGGAAGACATCGAGTTACTTTCCGAGCGTACCAACATCATTTGTATTTCCGATGAAGCGCACCGTTCACAAGTGAACCTTGATAAAAAGGTGATCATGAAATACCAAAACGGCGTGGCGGTCGATGTCAAAGAGACGTATGGCTTCGCTAAGTATTTGCATGATTCATTGCCGAACGCGACTTATGTTGGTTTTACGGGTACGCCGATTGATGCAACCTTAGATGTGTTCGGTAATCCGGTCGACAGTTACACGATGACGGAAGCGGTGAATGATGAAATCACGGTTCGTATTGTCTATGAGGGGCGCGCCGCAAAAGTCATCCTAGACAACAGCAAGCTAGAAGAAGTTGAGAAATACTACCAAACGTGTGCCGAGGCGGGGGCCAGTGAGCATCAAATTGAAGAGAGCAAAAAAGCATCTGCCAATATGAATGCGATTTTGGGCGATCCGGATCGCATTGAAGCGTTAGCGAAAGACTTTGTTGAACATTATGACCAGCGAGTGTCTGAGGGCTCGACCATTAAAGGCAAGGCGATGTTTGTGTGTGCCAGCCGCGAGATCGCTTATGAGTTCTATAAAGAGGTAAAACGGCTTCGCCCTGAATGGTTTGAAGAGAAACTCGCCATTGATGGCGTGACGTTAACCAAGAAAGAACAAGAAGAACTCATGCCGTTGGCGATGGTTCAAATGGTGATGACACGCGGCAAAGATGATGATGCCGACATGTACCATCTTTTGGGCAGTAAAGACTATCGCAAGGATTTGGATAAACAGTTCAAAAACCCGAAATCGAATTTCAAAATTGCCATTGTGGTGGACATGTGGCTCACGGGATTTGATGTGCCTGAGCTAGATACGATCTACATCGATAAGCCATTGCAAAAGCATAATCTGATTCAAACAATTTCACGGGTGAACCGTAAGTTTGAGGGTAAGGATAAAGGCTTAGTGGTGGATTACATCGGTATAAAATCACGCATGAACCAAGCGTTGGCGATGTACTCTAAAGCGGATGAAAGCAATTTTGAGGATGTACGTCTTTCGGTTATTGAGGTGAAAAACCATATCGATTTACTTGGGCAAATGTTCCATAAATTTGATGCAAGTGGCTACTACTCGGGTGAGGCGCGTCTTCAGCTTGAGTGCTTAAACCAAGCGGCGGAGTTCATCTTACAAACTAAGAAAGGCGAGAACCGTTTCATGGGGCTGGTGAAGCGTTTAAAAGCCGCGTATGACGTGTGTTGTGGCAGTGAGCTATTATCACAACAAGAGCGAGATCGGATCCATTTCTATATCGCAGTGCGTTCTATCATCTTCAAACTGACGAAAGGCGATGCGCCTGATACCGCTCAAATGAATAAGCGGGTTCGTGAGCTGGTGGCGGAAGCATTGCGAGCCGATGGCGTTGAAGAGATTTTTACCATCGGTGATGAGCACGCCGAAGCCATCGATATTTTTGATGAGGACTATCTGGCGCGAATCAACAAAATTAAGCTGCCGAATACCAAGATTCAACTGCTGCAAAAGCTGCTAGAAAAAGCCATCAGTGACTTTAAAAAGGTTAACCAACTGCAAGGGATTAACTTTTCTAAGCGTTTCCAGTCGCTGGTGGAGCAATACAACGAGCGTCGAGAAAATGATGTGCTCAACGGTGAAGAATTCGAGACGTTCTCTCAAGAGATGACCAATATGATTTTCGACATGGTCAAAGAGATGGGGTCGTTTGCTGAATTGGGTATCGACCAAGAAGAAAAAGCGTTTCTCGATATTTTGACGCATATGCGCAAGAAGTACGATTTCACCTATGACGATGACAAGATGCTCGATCTTGCAAAAGAGATGAAAACCATTGTTGATGACGTAGCGCAGTACCCTGATTGGGCTGGGCGGGATGACATTAAAGCCAAACTGAAAGTGGATTTGATATTGTTGCTCCACAAATTCGGCTTCCCGCCTGTCGCAAATGATGATGTGTACAAGGGCGTGTTGGAGCAGGCTGAGAACTATAAGAAGAATAGTTAA
- a CDS encoding DUF4955 domain-containing protein: protein MKITNFSQGIQVANSFNTTVQDITLTGNPGHLALSILYGNHNLIKDVNDSAHTWHAPGLSKFSTHNVILRSQYSPKMGLDLHGAQSMDNLFDNVRGGFVKGHWGAAVQNQPNHLKGLYLWNAENLGESNKDLYFMSSDGKYGKLIMPHLIGLHGNPLQVQSQREYMLAATQKQWAEYKHLPAPNVAQAYIESNGKRVFPESLYEAQLDYRLSLKEK from the coding sequence GTGAAAATCACGAACTTTAGCCAAGGGATACAGGTAGCTAACTCATTCAACACCACGGTGCAAGACATTACCTTAACAGGTAACCCAGGTCATTTAGCGCTGTCCATTTTATACGGAAACCACAACCTAATTAAGGATGTGAATGATTCGGCTCATACATGGCATGCTCCAGGTTTATCAAAGTTTTCTACCCACAATGTCATTTTGCGTAGCCAATATTCGCCAAAGATGGGGCTAGATTTGCATGGTGCTCAATCTATGGATAATTTATTTGACAATGTGAGAGGCGGATTTGTAAAAGGACATTGGGGAGCCGCTGTGCAGAACCAACCAAATCACCTGAAAGGCTTATATCTGTGGAATGCTGAAAACTTAGGGGAGTCGAACAAAGATCTCTACTTTATGTCCAGTGATGGCAAATACGGCAAATTAATCATGCCGCACTTAATTGGTTTACATGGCAATCCATTACAGGTGCAATCCCAGCGAGAATACATGCTGGCTGCAACGCAAAAGCAATGGGCTGAATACAAACACTTACCAGCGCCAAACGTTGCCCAAGCATATATCGAATCAAACGGTAAGCGAGTGTTTCCAGAATCACTGTATGAAGCGCAACTAGACTACCGACTATCTCTAAAAGAAAAGTAA
- a CDS encoding glycosyl hydrolase family 28-related protein, whose translation MIVASVATTATASENTSQYWQNYLASRNANSDLIDVNKYELDGLIPPNFSYAGYQTGATPLPQNIDPSYKVFNILDFGAIANDNVSDKPAFQRMAKAVSEYVKNGTNGAVFYVPKGRYIINSDSDNQLIDKKDKQQITHHQTIRIIGSNIVIKGDGTDKTILVMKDHLFPESESKMWSTPYLVQVGGDKSKFKTATTTKVVKDAIRGSSFDVYVADASTFNVGDYVELEGNISNQERIKEAIEPYKFERNKQGKPLWAALAANLRKLEKHRIIAINDNRMTFDVPIAHNIIAQDTWTVSKINPAANIGIQDLSFEGAWNGDFIHHKNAIHDSGYSFLRLSLAVDSWIKT comes from the coding sequence TTGATAGTAGCCTCTGTTGCTACAACAGCAACCGCATCTGAAAACACATCTCAATACTGGCAAAACTATTTAGCGAGCAGAAACGCCAATAGCGATCTCATTGATGTTAACAAATACGAGCTAGATGGATTGATTCCACCTAATTTTTCGTATGCAGGCTACCAGACAGGGGCTACCCCCTTACCTCAAAATATTGACCCTAGCTATAAGGTATTCAACATACTCGATTTTGGGGCCATTGCTAACGACAACGTAAGCGATAAACCTGCTTTTCAACGTATGGCAAAAGCCGTTTCAGAGTATGTCAAAAACGGGACAAATGGCGCGGTCTTTTATGTTCCAAAAGGACGTTACATAATCAATTCAGACTCTGACAATCAACTAATTGATAAAAAAGACAAACAACAAATCACTCACCATCAAACCATCCGAATTATTGGCAGCAACATCGTAATAAAGGGCGATGGTACAGACAAAACCATTCTTGTCATGAAAGATCATTTATTTCCAGAATCAGAAAGTAAGATGTGGTCAACGCCTTACCTAGTTCAAGTTGGAGGGGATAAATCTAAATTTAAAACCGCCACTACGACAAAGGTAGTGAAAGACGCAATTCGAGGCAGTAGTTTTGATGTATATGTGGCCGATGCAAGTACTTTTAATGTTGGAGACTATGTTGAACTTGAGGGCAACATTTCTAATCAGGAACGAATAAAAGAAGCGATTGAACCTTATAAATTTGAACGAAACAAACAAGGAAAACCACTTTGGGCCGCTCTTGCAGCCAATCTACGCAAACTCGAAAAGCACCGGATTATCGCGATCAATGACAATCGAATGACCTTTGATGTACCTATTGCCCATAACATCATCGCTCAAGACACATGGACCGTATCAAAAATAAACCCTGCGGCTAATATTGGTATCCAAGATTTAAGTTTTGAGGGTGCTTGGAATGGCGATTTTATCCATCACAAAAATGCTATTCACGACAGTGGGTATAGTTTTCTCCGATTATCGCTTGCTGTAGATAGCTGGATTAAAACGTGA
- a CDS encoding bifunctional GNAT family N-acetyltransferase/carbon-nitrogen hydrolase family protein, which produces MDSNTPKLSLRTIEAVDYSELAELMDLVFHDVGGSWPRMTIMDLIHQFPDGQICIEDNGKIVGAALTIKVDYNRFSLPHLYTDIITENNVIQNQVTGDAMYGLDVFVHPDYRGLRLGRRLYDARKELCRSKNFKAILAGGRIPNYHKYSDEFSVADYIDKVKRRELHDPILSFQLANGFDVKRIMRGYLPEDDASKGYATLLEWDNFFYEEDIESIHDVEKTLVRIGVVQWQMRAMNDLDDLLEQAEFFISSLANYKADFALFPEFFNAPLMGLQKDQNSVEAIRFLASFSDEIKRRFSQMAVTYNINIVAGSMPVIEDGKLFNVAYLLQRDGQINAQYKIHITPHEEKDWVIDGGNQVQVFETDAGKIGILICYDSEFPELGRMMAEQDVQIIFVPFWTDTKNGYQRVRLCSQARAIENECYVAIGGSVGNLPRVDNVDIQYAQSAVFSPSDIYFPHDATLTEANANTEMIIFADVDLTKLKQLNTEGSVTNLRHRRLDLYGGFTQAKEQ; this is translated from the coding sequence ATGGACAGCAACACGCCCAAACTCTCTCTACGAACGATTGAAGCGGTAGATTACTCAGAGCTTGCCGAATTAATGGATCTTGTATTTCACGATGTTGGAGGTTCTTGGCCTCGAATGACGATTATGGACCTGATTCACCAGTTTCCAGACGGGCAGATTTGCATTGAAGACAATGGGAAAATTGTGGGCGCGGCACTGACGATAAAAGTTGATTACAACCGTTTTTCGCTTCCTCATTTATATACAGACATCATCACGGAAAACAACGTTATTCAGAACCAAGTGACGGGCGATGCAATGTACGGACTTGATGTGTTTGTTCACCCTGATTATCGAGGGCTTCGTTTAGGGCGACGGCTTTATGATGCACGTAAAGAGTTGTGCCGAAGTAAAAACTTCAAAGCAATTTTAGCTGGTGGACGTATTCCCAATTACCACAAATATTCTGACGAGTTTTCCGTCGCTGATTACATCGATAAAGTAAAACGCCGTGAACTGCATGATCCTATTCTCTCTTTTCAATTAGCGAATGGCTTTGATGTCAAACGTATCATGCGTGGATACCTGCCAGAGGACGATGCATCAAAAGGTTATGCCACCTTATTGGAGTGGGATAATTTCTTTTATGAAGAAGATATCGAATCAATCCATGATGTCGAAAAGACCCTCGTTCGTATTGGCGTTGTCCAATGGCAAATGCGAGCCATGAATGATTTGGACGATCTTCTAGAGCAGGCCGAGTTTTTTATATCATCGCTCGCCAATTACAAAGCGGACTTTGCCTTGTTCCCTGAATTTTTTAATGCGCCACTTATGGGACTGCAAAAAGACCAAAACTCAGTAGAAGCAATTCGCTTTTTGGCGAGTTTTAGTGACGAGATAAAACGACGCTTTTCTCAGATGGCTGTGACCTACAACATCAATATTGTTGCCGGAAGTATGCCCGTAATTGAAGATGGGAAGCTATTTAATGTTGCTTATCTATTACAGAGAGATGGTCAAATTAATGCTCAGTATAAAATCCATATTACACCGCATGAAGAAAAAGACTGGGTGATTGATGGTGGTAATCAAGTACAAGTCTTTGAAACGGACGCAGGTAAAATCGGTATTTTGATCTGCTATGACAGTGAGTTCCCAGAGCTCGGTCGAATGATGGCGGAGCAAGACGTTCAGATCATCTTTGTTCCTTTTTGGACGGACACGAAAAATGGTTATCAACGCGTCCGTCTTTGTTCTCAAGCTCGAGCGATAGAGAATGAGTGTTATGTCGCGATTGGTGGAAGTGTTGGTAATTTGCCACGGGTGGACAATGTAGATATTCAATATGCGCAGTCAGCAGTATTTTCTCCATCTGACATTTACTTTCCGCATGATGCAACGTTAACAGAAGCAAATGCGAATACAGAAATGATCATTTTTGCCGATGTCGACTTAACCAAGTTAAAACAACTGAACACTGAGGGTTCTGTCACAAATTTACGTCACAGGCGTTTGGATTTGTACGGTGGGTTTACACAGGCAAAAGAGCAATAA
- a CDS encoding HD-GYP domain-containing protein — protein sequence MASLKLTVDRIQPGLHIRLPLKWNDHPFLLNSFKIKDHQQVEMIRHLGIKFVYFNPEQSHASPLPVNQPQEDVSTDESLDLEAQKLWQEKQSRIEKLNAYRRRVIKCEKEFERSLARMRAVMMKIRNRPIDAVDEAKQLIDDIVDKLMSDDNVTLHLMNGKNEFEDVYFHSLNVAVIAMMIGRAKGYSAEKLKALSFAALFHDMGKIKIPTAILRKQQPLTEPESNYLKLHTKYGLDIAHEIDCFPDSAKTVIAQHHELNDGSGYPEGLKGDAICELTQVIMVANAFDNLCHTPVVAEQKIPYTALSHLYKNCKHLYKEENLNILIKFMGVFPPGTVVQLSNNMIGLVISVNDSHLLYPNVLVYDPTVPRTQAPIIELASKDIKIVKAIHPSKLPDKVKEYINPRSRISYFFDSDE from the coding sequence GTGGCTTCATTAAAACTGACAGTGGACCGGATACAACCCGGCTTACATATTCGCCTTCCTCTAAAATGGAATGATCATCCTTTCTTACTGAATAGCTTTAAAATTAAAGATCATCAGCAAGTAGAAATGATCCGTCATCTTGGCATTAAGTTTGTCTACTTTAACCCAGAGCAAAGTCACGCATCGCCTTTACCTGTAAACCAACCACAGGAAGATGTTTCTACAGATGAATCGCTCGATCTAGAAGCTCAAAAGCTATGGCAAGAAAAACAAAGTCGTATTGAAAAGCTCAATGCTTATCGTCGTCGTGTGATTAAGTGTGAAAAAGAGTTTGAGCGCTCGCTTGCACGTATGCGAGCGGTGATGATGAAAATACGTAATCGTCCTATTGATGCCGTAGATGAAGCTAAGCAGTTAATCGATGACATCGTTGATAAGTTAATGTCTGACGACAATGTCACGCTGCACCTTATGAATGGTAAGAATGAATTTGAAGATGTTTACTTTCATTCTCTTAATGTTGCGGTCATCGCTATGATGATTGGCAGAGCAAAAGGCTATTCAGCTGAGAAGCTGAAAGCTCTGTCTTTTGCTGCGCTATTTCATGATATGGGGAAAATTAAGATTCCCACTGCGATATTGAGAAAACAACAGCCATTGACCGAACCTGAAAGTAACTACCTCAAGTTACATACAAAGTATGGCTTAGACATCGCTCATGAGATTGACTGCTTTCCGGATAGTGCAAAAACCGTTATTGCTCAGCATCACGAGTTAAATGATGGTTCAGGTTATCCAGAGGGATTAAAAGGAGATGCGATCTGTGAATTGACTCAGGTGATCATGGTTGCTAATGCATTTGACAACTTGTGCCATACGCCAGTTGTCGCGGAACAGAAAATTCCTTACACCGCGCTCTCTCATCTCTATAAGAATTGCAAACATCTATATAAAGAAGAAAACCTCAATATTTTAATCAAGTTTATGGGGGTATTCCCGCCTGGAACGGTGGTTCAACTTTCAAATAACATGATTGGCTTGGTGATCTCGGTAAACGACTCCCATTTGTTATATCCCAATGTATTGGTGTACGACCCGACGGTACCGCGCACTCAAGCACCGATTATTGAGCTTGCATCCAAAGATATTAAGATAGTTAAGGCGATTCATCCGTCGAAACTCCCAGATAAAGTAAAAGAGTATATTAATCCACGCTCTCGAATATCGTATTTCTTTGATAGTGACGAATAG